Sequence from the Gracilinanus agilis isolate LMUSP501 chromosome 6, AgileGrace, whole genome shotgun sequence genome:
CATATGGAAGTTTTAATGCAAAGAAATCTTAGGATAGATTTACTTAGCATTGATATAGTTTGGGATGGAAAGCCCCCAGAATTAGCATCATGAGATTTACTTGAGCTCCTACAGATTGACAGGCAGAACTCCAGCCACTGCCTACCTgttcataaatatatatgaattaagTGCCTGCTGCTATAGGGGTCTGTGTTACCCTTCATCCTATTCAGTCCATTTGACCAATATGATGCTTTGTTCTTAGTTCACTATAACTTTTTTGGATGTCCCATTGTGGTCAGACAATAATTTGGGAGTATTAGAAAGCTGACTGAGTAGGCTACAGTTTAACACAGGGCAGAGATTTTTATCTTGGATGGGTCAAAAAAACAGCTTCTGGATAGATTTTAGTCTATAACTTTGGATGGGAGGGAACTGCATCTCTATCCTCACTACTTTCTAATTGAAATATAAcctttccttcaattatgaaattaaaagattattctgaaaagggataAATAGGTTTCTCCAGCCTGCTAAAAAGGATTAATGATAGAAAATTGTGAAAAATTCCCATTGTAGAGTATCATAATTTTAGAATGATCAGAAAGGCTTCCTACTTACCCTATCTCTACCACTCATTTGGTATTTTATGAATGTATATATCATTTTCTTGAATTTCTCAGTTATCAATTTCCTTTGCTAATAATCTGTATAAATTTGGGCATGTCACTGCCTATCTTTGTtcctaagttttcttttttctaatttaatttccccacaattacatgtaaagacagATCTAACAAAAATCAAGGCATTTTTAgcctcaaattctctctctttcttctcctctcccccattGAGATAGTAAAGAACTCTGACATAgatttttactatttttccttattatagaaagaaacttgaaaaaaagggaaaaaatgtttacttTGGTCTGATTTCAGATtcaatcaattctttctctggaagcagatgaatttttttttatcaggaatcctttgggattgttttggatccaTGAATTGTGAGAATAACTAAATTAGTCACAGTTGTTCATCCGATAGAAttgtcactatgtacaatgttctcctggttctgctgacttcactctgcttcagtttgtataAGTCTTGCAGGTTTTCCTGAGCTtctcctacttgtcatttctttttttattatttttatttttctgaacccTTGACTTCTAAGTATTGGATCAtagggggaagagtggtaaggatgggcaatgggggtcaagtgacttgcccagggtcacacagctgggaagtgtctgaggtcatatttgaacctaggacctcccatctctaggcctgactctcaatccactgagctacccagctgcacctaCTCGTCATTTCTTAAAAGATATTagtattctctcaatttccaattccctgcccccacaaaaagagctgttttaaatgtttttgtacatataggtactctctcccttatattttttatatctttgggatacaaacctagtaatggtattgttggatcaaaggttatattctcttttctagttctttgggcataggaCCAAATTACTCCccagactaagctatcactctttgcagatgatatgatggtctacttaaaaaatcctagagaatcaactaaaaaactaggagaaataatcaacaattttggcaaagttgcaggatacaaaataaatggacataaatcatcagcatttctatatatttccaaaacatcacagcagcaagaggtagaaagagaaacaccatttaaaatcaccctagacaatataaaatacttaggaatctatctaccaaaacaaacacaggaattatacgaacataactacaaaacactttgcaaacaattaaaactagatctaaacaattgaaaaaacattgactactcatgggtaggatgagctaacataataaaaatgaccattctacccaaattaatttacttatttagtgccatacctactgaattagaaaaaactataacaaagtttatttggaagaacaaaagatcaagaatatcaagggaaataatgaaaaaaatgtgaaggaaggtggcttagcagtgccagatattaaactatactataaagcagcaaacatcaaaacaatatggtactggctaagagatagaaaggaggatcagtgcaatagacttggggtaagtgatgtcagcaaaacactGTATGttaagcccaaagagcccaacttttgggacaaaaatccactatttgacaaaaactgctgggaaaattggaaaacaatatgggagagattaggtttagatcaacatctcacaccctataccaagataaattcagaatgggtgaaagacttgaatataaagaaggaacctgtaagtaaattaagtgaacccagaatagtatacttgtcagatctcctggaaaggaaagattttaaaaccaagcaagagttagaaaaaattacaaaatgtaaaataaatagttttgattatattaaattaaaaagtttttgtacaaacaaaaacaatgcaaccaaaatcagaagggaaacaacaaactgagaaaaaatctttataacaaaaaattctgacagaagtctaattactcaaatatacaagtagctaaatcaactgtataaaaaaatcaagccattcctcaattgataaatgggcaagggacaggagtaggcaattttcaggcaaagaaatcaaaagtatcaataagcacatgagaaagtgttctaaatctgtaataattagagaaatgcaaatcaaaacaactctgaggtatcacctcacaccaagaagatgggctaaaatgatagcaggggagaataaagaatgttggaggggatgtggcaaaattgggacgttaatgcactgctggtagagttgtgaactgatccaaccattctggatggcaatttggaattatgcccaaagagcaataaaagaatgcctgcccttttttTCCAGCCATACCAtcgctgggtttgtaccccaaagagatcatagataaacagacttatacaaaaatatttatagttgcactctttgtggtggcaaaaaattggaaagcgagggtatgcccttcaattggggaatggctgaacaaattgtggtatatgttggtgatggaatattattttgctcaaaggaataataaactggaggaattccatgggaactggaaagacctccaggaattgatgcagagtgaaaggagcagagccagaagaacattgtacacagagactgatacactgtggtaaaatcgaatgtaatggacttctgtactaaaagcaatgcaatgacccaggacaattctgagggatttgtggaaaacaaagctacccacattcagaagaagaactacaggagaggaaatacagaagaaaaacaactgtttgaacacttgggttgatgaggacatgattggggatgtagacctgaaaggaccacaccaatgcaactattaataatatttaaataagtcttgattgaccacacatgttaaaaccagtggaaatgtgagttagctatggtggggagagagtttgagggggtgaaggggaaagtaaaaacaggaatcatgtaaccatggaaaatttttctaaaaataaaaaattaatttaaaaaatagataacagATTCAAGAGAATgattagtttgtgagggagttaggggaATAAATTTATTCCAGGCATTCCCCTCTGGGGGATTGCTATTTCTATCAATATCCTGAATATACTCTATAGTTTTACCTTACCCTTTATCCTAgaaattatctctctttcctgttttcctgaattaataaatcccttcccttcttaaGTTTCTGGGTTGTGTGAGGTTAATATTTATAAGCTTTACCAACTCCATCCATACATTGCCAAAGGCAAGGCAACTAATTGAAGTCATCCTGAGCACCTTAGCTACCAGGGGCATTGGGAATAATCTTCCTACAGTGGAAGCTgctaatttctgtgggattattccttatttgtcagccaatttagccctgagATACTCAAGTTAATATAGCCTCCATTACTGGTCTATAAGAGTTTCTGTTATAACTGTTATTCTGGGCAAATAACTGCctcaggaaggggaggagaaagaattataaccttccctcccctctgctATTAGCAGCTTGACATCATTGCCAACTGAACCCATCTTTTCAGACaataacataaataatttttagcatCTCATTTTACATGAACATGGTTCACACAATTTCAGGTGTTCAAGACTGTTGACCAAAAAcaagcagaaaaatacataaaataaggattttaatTACACACTAAATTTGTGTCATTTTCCCAAGTAGCTAAAGCCTTCTGGTAGTTTCTCCAATCATACTCATTCTTGCTCTTTGAAGCATTAGTGTAAATCATTATATCATTTACACCAAAATTTTTATCATCTCCAACAGTATTTCTCTGGAGTTCTTACTTGTAACAAATGATGTCTGCATCAAGGTAGACTTCTCTTTAATTAATGCTGTTTTGTTACTAATAATGTCCTTAAAGTAGAAAGGTAGTGATGCTAATAGCTCAGTAAACCTATGAAAAGTCACAAAGTTCCTATGTATAatcatataagaaatatttattaagtaatgaaGTTCATTTTTAAGTACAATTCTCAACTTACTTTGAGTTTTGGAACATATTAATCATGTAAAACAAGATGTGACTATAGTTGTACTGCAAGTCCATGAATTAACACATGAATACAAATTTCTGATTGAATCACTGGAGATAGCAAAATGAGCCTAAAATTGAATGGGAGGAATGATATGGTCTGTATTGCATTTAGGAAATTTCTAGGTGCTTTTAATGATTCCTACGTATACCTTAgtgcaaaggtttttttttcatcttaattcACACATTCTCCTAAGAGTAATGAGTGTTCACTAATTCTGAAAcatcaacatttcttttttttaatagaacatttttatttaattaattaatttagaatgtttttccatgtttacatgattcatgttctttccctcttcccacccctttttccccatagacaacacacaattcccctgggatttacatgtatcattgatctagacctttttccatataattgcactagggtgattgtttagagtctacatccccaatcatattcccatcaactcatgtgttcaggcagttgtttttcttctgtgtttctgcgcccacagttctttctcataagtaaatcagaattgtcctgggtcattgcattgctgctagtagagaagtccattacatttgattataccacagtgtataagtctgtgtgtaatgttctcctggttctgctcctttcactctgcatcaattcctggaggtcattccagttcacatggaattcctccagtttattattgtttgagcacaatagcattccattaccaacagataccacaatttgttcagccattccccaattgaagggcatcccctcattttccaatttttttgccaccacaaagagcatgatcataactatttttgtacaagtcttttccctatgatctttttgaAACACCAATATTTCTGAAGAACCTGAAGATAAAAGTAACACAAAGAGCAGTAGAAATAGCCAAGGTGGGTTCAAATAGGCTGTAgcacatttccaaatatattcatggtagatatatatttctaaattcaAAGTCCAGTTGGTCACACAGAGGTCTTATGTACACATTGAAGCAATGAGGGGATACTCATTGCACACACCCAATACCTAGCCATTAAAGAAATCAGAATCTCTTTTCTTGAATACTTTTCTGAACAACTTCACTGGAATGCAAGGTCTGACTCAGGAACATCTTTTTAGGAGAAGTTTTACAGCCTCTTTTACCTCCTTGTTCCTCAGACTGTAAATCAGAGGGTTCAGCATGGGTATCACAATACCATAAAACACCGAAGACAACTTATCATTCTCTTCTGTTTCACTGGACGAAGGCTGTAAATACATGTAAGAGAGTGTCCCATAGAAAATGGTGACAGCTATGAAGTGGGAGGCACAAGTAGAGAAGGCTTTGCGTCTCCCTGAGGCTGAAGGCATCCTCAAGATGGCAGCCAGAATGTAAATGTAGGAGAAGAAAACAACCAGCAAGGTACTGGACAGGTTAAAAcccacaaaaatgattaataacatgacattgaaagaaatattagaacaggAAAGGGTCAGGATTGGCGGCAAATCACAAAAGAAATGATTGATTATGTTAGAATTGcagaaggacaaagaaaaaagaaagcctaCATTTGTGGTGGCATTCAAAGAACCCATAAAAAAGGATCCAGTGACCAGCAAGATACAGACCCTCTGGGACATGACAACTGAATAACGGAGCGGGTTGCAGATGGCCACATAACGATCTATAGCCATGGCAGCCAGAAGGAATAATTCACTTGTGACAAATATGCCATAAACATATAATTGCATCACACACGCAGAGAATGATATAGATTTGTCTGAAACCAGGAAGTTTAGTAATGTCTTGGGAGTGATAGCAGAGGTGTAAAAGAGATCAGCCACAGCCAggttttggaggaaaaaatacaTGGGAGTGTGAAGGCGGGCATCGAGTTTGATGAGCAGAATCATTCCGACATTGCCCATTAGAGAAGTCATGTAAATGACCAGAAACACGAGGAAGAGGACATACTGTAGTTCTTGTTGAACTACAAATCCCAATAGAATAAATTCAGTTACTCTGGTGTTATTTCTGTTGGTCATGGCTTTCCTATAATCTGTAGAtaaagaatacaaagagaaagaccAAGAGATTTTAGTGACCTTAagttaagaaaaaataacatatttgAAATAATGTcaggtcatttccttttttaaaaaatatcttattttattgaactagttCTTTTTCATGTTACATTCCTTTCCGAATCCCTCTTCATTACCTGGCCAAAGGAcccttcccttgtaacaaagagtgaaaaggaaggagaagaaaggagttCAGCAAAATCAGCCACTATGCTAACTGTGGCTAAGGATGctctattttctctctcactcCAATTTTGCTGTGAGATTATCGTGCCACTAGTTAACTTTCCTCTAGCATCCTacagtttataaaacactttacatttctttattttgaaattcAATCCGGGGATGTAGGTTTTACTATTATCTCCAGAATAAGAAATTAGGCAAGCAGAGgataaatgatttacccagtgtCTCATTCACTTATGtatgatgcaggatttgaactcaagactgcCTGTCTCCAGGTTCAGTACTCTAGTGACAACACCTAGCTTCCTCCTTctgatttcctattttttttaaaagacattatttATTGACATTCTTAAAAGATGAAATCCACAGGACTCTGAAAATAAGCCAATAATACTAGTACTGTTGGTCATCCTGGAGGTATTCTGGAAACATTTTTCAGTTTCCAAGACAGGGAAAAGATGAATGTGAAGTGATATTTAGATCCAGAGAATGACATGTTGTTAGAGctggaaaatgaactgaaagAGACAGAACTATAAGGGATTCAGAATAGGAAATGTTAGCTCTGAGTAAAGGGATCCTGGAACCAAGAACCTAGGGTGCTCTGAGATGTTTGAGGAACTTCAAATGTCAGAAATGAAAGGTATATTAGAGATCTTGAAGCCAAGTCTTTTTTCTGTGTGTgttaacagatgaaaaaacagaggccATGGGAAACTTACATGATTTGTAGAAGGTCATACTAAACTACAACTTGAATTAAAAGCTAGACGTCCTTACATTCAATCTAgtattgttgtgtttttttttcttttgaagacaGATCTCCCAATTTTCCCCAGGATGAAGGTACTGTGGTTACTCATCTCCCAATGTTGCTGCTGATTCCATTTTTAATTTGGGCTAGTTCACCTCTCTTCCCAGAGCCTGCTCCTTATGGCTCAATATATTGGTGCTAGTCTTACTGGGGACATCCAAATATCACTAGCCCCactgtagctcagaactcctgagctcaagggATTTATTATCCTCAGCATCCCTCAGTAAAAGGGATGAGGCATGTGCCATAATggcctccctttttctccctccccatcccttgCCTGTGCCCTCAGCTTACACATGCTCCTTTTCTTCCTAGTAACAGCACAGGTCTCTTTGTCCCCACCACATCAGCCATATAGATACAAGGTTGGTGTGTCTGAACTGATGTGCCCCTGTCACCTTAACCTTATTGTCTCACTGTTGCGCCACTCCTCTCCTGACCACTATGCTCATGCTACAGATAGTCTTTGTTTCATTGCTCTCCTCTGTCCCaaatggtttgttttgtttttttcccaaccAAAGATCAAAAAGATCAGTTAGTGAAGTCGGAttccatcttggttctgcccctaACAAACCTGTCCCTCCTCCCATCTTACCTGTTTCTTTTGGTAGCATCTCAGTGTTCACCATCAACCAGGCTCAGAATCTTTGTTTGACTTTTCCCATTCCCTTATTAGACATTTTCAGTAAATTGCCATATCCTGTCAATTCTTCCTATAGAAAAACATCTCTTGCTTCCATCTTGTCATTTTACTCCCATGACCACTCAGAGATTCCAGGCCCTCATCACTCCAGGTCTGGGCTATCATATTGCCTTCTaatgattctctctctttccaatcACTTCCTTTTTCAACCATCATTCATAAAGTTTCCAAAATACCCTGCCTCAGGCACCCAAGGCTCCTGTCCTTCTCAAGAATATCCACTAGTTCCTTCTTGATGCTAATTGTATATTTAAGATGAAAAATCTTTCAACAGGTATTTAAGGACCAAACTAACTTCCTTCTAGTACTcctttctcaatattctttttcATACTCTTtctattccagccaaactggtctgCCACTTCTCCTCCAAAGTACACCTGCAATCTCTAGTTGTTGTGCATAGGAACAAGTTTCACATTTCATGAATGTCTAACTTccttattccatttttaaaacctttattatTCCTTCAAGGTCTAGTTCAGGCATTCCACATCCTCTAGGAACCTATCCCATTAGAAGCATTTTCCTCCTCAGTttttactctgtctctgtctctctctttctctctctcactctttttttctctctttctctctctctctctcttctccctccctctctccctccttctctatgATGTGGACTTTGCCTCTCAtcattcattgctttttttttacatattatcctATGTAAAAGACATAGCCTTCCCTCTTCCATTAGAGTAGGAGAAAATCTTGTGTGCCAGGACAGAGtgctttttttctctgtatctcaAGCCCTGAGCACCAGGCCATGCATGTACTAGTACACAGGAAAGTCAGTTAAGAGCAGGAAGGAATTGTAGAGGTAATCTAGGACAGACTTCAAATGTGGCTCagtaattaatttaaaacatgAATTGGAGTGATAAACACATTGTATAAGGCATCTAGGTGTTATAGGGGATTGAGTATTGGATTTAGTGTTAAGAAGACGAGTTGAAAtttcctcagacactagctgtacaaatctgggcaagtcatctaatttcCTTCTAGTCTTAGTTTCtacagctataaaatggagaaaatgatggcacctacctcccagagttgttatgaggatcaaatgagatatctgtgaagtgctttatagattagaaaatgcTATGGAAATCCTGGATCTTTCCTTCCCAGAAATGAAGGggatggactaaatgatttctaatgtCCTTGATGTTCTAAAACCTTAGAGCTCCAGTCCCTGAAAGTGATATTGCTATTCTCTTGAAAGTTCAGTCCGTAACTCTAGAATGTCAGAAGTCCTACCTAATCAACCCATCACTCATTaacttttaatttgccttttcagATCAGAATCAGCACCTCTGTCTCTCTGACCTGATCCTCCCATCTCTGcttctctgaatatttttttcccaGGCACACACAATTTATTTGTAATAATGACAATTTGGTTTCAGAGGAAGGATTCTCACTCCAAATTCTTTGGTTCCCATCAGGTCTAGGCTGACTAGAGTCTTTCAAGTGACATCTCTTCAAGTGCTCCAAATTTGAGTACCCATAAAATAGCCAATTAGCATAAAGGCTGCTCTCCTGGGCATTTCTGGGCCCAGAGGATGAAAAAAGATCATGAGAAAAAGTGATCATTAGCTACTTTCCTTCTGACTTCCCAGGAGTACTGCCATTTTCCAATTACTTGGGAATTTTGcagtaataattataaattacattTCTTAGGCTGTGGATTATCTAATTCTACTATATAGAGAGTCAGAAGTATATCTATAAGAGAGTCATAGAAAAATTAAGTGGTTTACCCAGAATGAGAGGAATAATGAGCATAACTGGTCAACTGCTGTCAGATTTTGTGAAATTTGGGGAAATGGCACAGATTTAgtatgtaattattttttaaattttatatattttattgccttcatattttataattactGATTGCAGATTCCTGGAATCCACATGTGTTGAGTTCATATAAAATGAAGTCCTACTGTACTCATGAAATTTGTCattgccatttttcatttttgttaatcATTTCCACTCattctgaccctatttggggttttcttgatgaaTATACTTGAGtggctttgctatttccttcaccagctcttTTCATAGAGGAAAAGTAGAGGGGAaagtggttaaatgactagctCAGAGTCAcgcagtaagtgtctgaggccagatttgaacttaggaaaattaGTCTTACTGACTcaagatccagcactctatccattctgaCACTTAGCTACCCCAGAATTTATCAAATGTCTTTGAGTTAACAGAGGTCCTTGCTTCTGAACTCTCAAAAATTATCATATGGGTTGAAAgtctcatttaactttttatgttcttttttttcttccttgaagcAAATAAGGTCACcgttttagagctgaaagaaaaattagatttcatttattccaattgcttattttttggatgaagaaactgacatcTGGAGTTGTCTAAAATCACAGTTTATAAGTAGCAgatccaggatttgaatctagatcctcagttcaaagaaaaaaaatcaatgctttTGACATTGTTCCATATTGtccttctttctatatttttaaggaaaacttAATTCATCTTAATAAACTAGAGACTATTGCTAAAGACCACcacccattttcttttctcctaggATAGAGGCCAAGTTCTTCTttatgaatacataaataatatatgataatggCAAAAGTACAGACACTGTACATGCTCCGTTACTCCCTCGCaatacttttctttgttttctaaatttccttttgaCTAAGTTACCTAATGGCATTTGATTTACTCCCAGGAAATGACTGAAGGAAACTTGAGGTGCTGTGGGATATGATTTATGGCTTCCAGTAAAACCCAAGGTTGTACCAGACACTTGGAGATCTTTtggtaaaaactttttttaactgAGCTGTGCCAGTTTCTGATGTTTGCAATAGCACTTCAATGTATGATGACTATGACCACTGTGATGATGGCAGTGCTTCAAATTCAACGTATATTTGTCAACCCCCCCATTATGCATAATCTACCATGTTAGGCACAGGGAGCACAGCGTCAACAATGAAAGCATGATCATCATTATGAGTTTTTAACCTCTTAGAGGAATATATTATATagacatacaaataaatacaatatacttAGAGTAAATAGAGATAATCAATAACAGCTGCAGATGACCAAGTCAAATTTCCTAAAGGAAATGTCATTTGACCTGAGTGCTGAAAGAAGATAATATTGAGAGGGGCAGACTtgggaaattaataataatagttaacattctATAGTACTTTGTTTTGGAAACAACTTTTCATGTGTTTACTCCTTTGAAAAATGTTGTTGGGATAGAAATGGAAAACACTTAAAATTTGGGGGCACGAAGTGGTGATCAGCtttcaaagaaaaccagaaaaaaactgaggcagacaaataGTGGGAgatatgggaaaagaaatggtACTAAAATCACAGAATAAAGAGAATTTCCAGAAGGACTGGTCAACAGGGTTATGTAGAGGTCAGAgataatgaaatttattttaaaaggcattgaatttggcaattaagttTAAGAAATCTTGCAGGAAACAGGTTAAAGAGAATAGAGGAGTTTAAAGTCAGATTATGAAATTTTAACAAAAGTGGAATTGTAACAGATCTTCCAAAGTAGTCACTTTGATTATGACATTTGAATGTTAA
This genomic interval carries:
- the LOC123252677 gene encoding putative olfactory receptor 5AK3, yielding MTNRNNTRVTEFILLGFVVQQELQYVLFLVFLVIYMTSLMGNVGMILLIKLDARLHTPMYFFLQNLAVADLFYTSAITPKTLLNFLVSDKSISFSACVMQLYVYGIFVTSELFLLAAMAIDRYVAICNPLRYSVVMSQRVCILLVTGSFFMGSLNATTNVGFLFSLSFCNSNIINHFFCDLPPILTLSCSNISFNVMLLIIFVGFNLSSTLLVVFFSYIYILAAILRMPSASGRRKAFSTCASHFIAVTIFYGTLSYMYLQPSSSETEENDKLSSVFYGIVIPMLNPLIYSLRNKEVKEAVKLLLKRCS